Proteins encoded by one window of Chryseobacterium sp. POL2:
- a CDS encoding helix-turn-helix domain-containing protein — MEITVLDIQILKALHREVKEVSNLIAEMTAPYKALQQATKWLDQQEACQLLNISKRTLQTYRAKGILGATQINRKTYFRLSEVELFMQGERPLKKQKK; from the coding sequence ATGGAAATAACAGTTTTAGACATTCAGATTTTAAAAGCATTGCATAGGGAAGTAAAGGAAGTTTCCAATCTAATTGCGGAAATGACCGCACCCTACAAAGCATTGCAACAGGCAACAAAATGGCTCGACCAACAGGAAGCCTGTCAACTACTGAACATTAGCAAAAGAACTTTGCAGACGTACAGGGCAAAGGGCATTCTTGGGGCAACGCAAATCAATCGGAAAACATATTTCAGATTATCCGAAGTGGAATTATTTATGCAGGGAGAGCGACCGTTAAAAAAGCAAAAGAAATGA
- a CDS encoding CinA family nicotinamide mononucleotide deamidase-related protein, with amino-acid sequence MKNAILITIGDEILSGNTIDTNSNFIARELKSIGISVKQIFTISDELESIKSCLKTALETADLVIATGGLGPTRDDKTKKAFAEFFNDNLVLDEETYQHLSKYLQKRKRQHLLELNVSQAEVLSKAKVFQNEYGTAPCQMIDDNGKLVFSLPGVPYEVKPLIKDKIIPYLKESFEMDSILTRIVSVVNIPESILAERISDWEDQLPTHISLSYLPIGNRVKLRITASGKDKSILEKEVEHQIQVLLKIIDDHVIATYEDKIEKILGEILTEKKLSISTAESCTGGEISKLITSVSGSSNYFLGGIVTYATQKKVTILKVSKESLAKHTVVSEEVALEMARGGQQLFGTDICLSTTGVAGPNKGEDGKDVGTVYYAIRVGNMEEVGHLYLPHLERTDFMNFVAQRILQGLVAILVRANE; translated from the coding sequence ATGAAAAACGCAATTCTTATCACCATCGGTGACGAAATTTTATCTGGAAATACCATAGATACCAACTCTAACTTCATCGCAAGAGAGCTAAAATCTATCGGCATTTCTGTAAAACAAATTTTTACGATTTCCGATGAACTCGAATCCATAAAATCTTGCTTAAAAACAGCCTTGGAAACGGCCGATTTGGTAATTGCAACCGGCGGTTTAGGCCCAACGCGTGATGATAAAACAAAAAAGGCTTTCGCTGAGTTTTTTAATGATAATCTTGTTTTAGACGAAGAAACCTACCAACATTTATCGAAATATCTCCAAAAAAGAAAGCGTCAACATTTATTAGAATTGAATGTTTCTCAAGCAGAAGTTTTATCGAAAGCTAAGGTTTTTCAAAATGAATATGGCACAGCACCTTGCCAAATGATTGATGATAACGGGAAATTGGTGTTTTCTTTACCAGGCGTGCCTTACGAAGTCAAACCTTTAATTAAGGATAAAATTATTCCTTATTTAAAAGAAAGCTTTGAAATGGATTCTATTTTAACTCGTATTGTTTCTGTGGTTAATATTCCAGAAAGTATTTTGGCGGAGCGCATTTCAGATTGGGAAGATCAACTTCCAACTCATATTTCTTTATCCTATTTACCAATCGGAAATCGTGTTAAGCTGAGAATTACAGCATCAGGAAAAGATAAATCTATTTTAGAAAAAGAAGTTGAACATCAAATTCAAGTGCTTTTAAAAATTATCGATGATCATGTTATAGCGACTTACGAAGATAAAATTGAGAAAATTCTAGGTGAAATTCTTACCGAGAAAAAACTTAGTATTTCCACAGCCGAAAGTTGTACAGGCGGTGAAATTTCTAAATTAATAACTTCGGTTTCCGGAAGTTCCAATTATTTTCTTGGCGGAATTGTAACCTACGCCACACAAAAGAAAGTGACTATTTTAAAGGTTTCAAAAGAAAGTCTGGCAAAACACACCGTGGTAAGCGAAGAAGTCGCTTTGGAAATGGCGCGTGGCGGACAACAACTTTTCGGGACCGATATTTGTCTGTCAACCACTGGTGTTGCAGGTCCTAACAAAGGTGAAGATGGCAAAGATGTTGGCACAGTTTATTATGCGATTCGGGTGGGAAATATGGAGGAAGTTGGGCATTTATATTTACCACATCTAGAGCGTACAGATTTTATGAATTTTGTTGCCCAACGTATTTTGCAGGGTTTGGTAGCGATTTTGGTCAGAGCCAACGAATGA
- the mobB gene encoding conjugal transfer protein MobB: MIAKIGKGSNMYGAILYNQQKVDRENGAVLLLNKIPDTVDGRYSVAYFNKCFEPYLSANIKTEKTVRHISLNPDPADKVSDEQFTEMAQEYMERMGYGNQPYIVFKHTDIDRKHIHIVSTCVGIDGNKIPDDYDHPRSMAICRDLETKYNLHKATKQEQKQGNKVFKPVDYQRGDIKSQIASIVRHLPKYYSFSTMGSYNALLSLFNITVEEVKGERNGQTVNGLVYVALDENGNKASNPFKASLFGKDAGVAQLQKHFEQSKEKIKTTPVRSVLKNTVELAIHTTSNETDFKKQLTEQGINTVVRRNSEGRIYGMTFIDHESRSVWNGSQLDRNLSANVFNDWWNDGNKPELKIQDTPVSKTNELDSLPTKDLFEFISQEHSHNFDLGLLSFLPDVQGEDYEEEQFASQMKKKKKKGRGLR, encoded by the coding sequence ATGATTGCAAAAATTGGAAAGGGAAGCAATATGTACGGAGCGATTTTGTACAATCAGCAGAAAGTTGACAGGGAAAACGGAGCTGTTTTATTACTGAATAAGATACCTGATACGGTGGACGGTAGGTATTCTGTAGCCTATTTTAATAAATGCTTTGAGCCGTATCTGTCTGCAAATATTAAAACTGAAAAGACGGTACGTCATATATCGCTGAACCCAGATCCTGCGGATAAGGTCAGCGATGAACAATTTACGGAAATGGCACAGGAATATATGGAACGTATGGGATACGGGAACCAGCCTTATATTGTTTTCAAGCATACTGACATTGACCGCAAACATATACACATTGTTTCAACCTGCGTAGGCATTGACGGAAATAAAATCCCTGATGATTACGACCATCCACGCTCAATGGCAATCTGCCGGGATTTGGAAACTAAATATAACTTGCATAAGGCGACCAAGCAGGAGCAGAAACAGGGCAATAAAGTTTTCAAACCTGTTGATTATCAACGTGGAGATATAAAGAGCCAAATTGCTTCGATAGTACGGCATTTGCCAAAGTATTACAGCTTTTCAACTATGGGAAGCTACAATGCTTTGCTATCACTTTTTAACATTACAGTAGAAGAAGTAAAAGGCGAACGTAACGGTCAAACTGTAAATGGATTGGTCTATGTGGCATTGGACGAGAACGGAAACAAGGCAAGTAATCCGTTCAAAGCATCGCTATTCGGAAAAGACGCAGGCGTGGCACAGCTTCAAAAACACTTTGAGCAGTCTAAAGAGAAAATTAAAACCACTCCTGTAAGGTCTGTTCTGAAAAATACGGTGGAGCTTGCCATACATACCACAAGCAACGAAACAGATTTTAAAAAGCAGTTGACTGAGCAGGGTATTAATACAGTTGTAAGACGTAATAGTGAAGGACGAATTTACGGTATGACCTTTATTGACCACGAAAGCCGTAGCGTTTGGAACGGCTCACAATTAGACAGAAACTTGTCGGCAAACGTATTCAACGATTGGTGGAACGACGGAAATAAACCCGAATTGAAGATACAGGATACCCCTGTTTCCAAAACAAATGAATTGGACAGCCTTCCAACAAAAGACCTCTTTGAATTCATTTCACAGGAACATTCGCATAATTTCGATTTGGGATTGTTAAGCTTTTTACCCGATGTACAGGGCGAGGACTACGAAGAAGAACAGTTTGCAAGCCAAATGAAGAAGAAAAAGAAAAAAGGGAGAGGGTTGAGATAG
- a CDS encoding helix-turn-helix domain-containing protein: protein MQVKFYESDTLLKNYILMFAYAELSVNELSKTKFLPDNATSLTLFLNQNPSVTDYFTGNTVNYRIAFAGQHSKSVLYTSNENIRIINIDFLPWGAYSVFGLEQSQFHNITVDATELFPALKDLLPDLEAHLHDDEYCMRILEKFLIAELQKRSKTTDERIIKVSWEITEKSGNVPIKEICKKVDMSHSGLTNHFTEIIGVNPKLFGRVARFTAVQNFLGENPNAGWSDIVHQFDYFDQNHFIREFKQFTGAVPKDRRKWEALFNPLKKAIEEGFETDAEQMKRYRNASLYQILHYISPEH from the coding sequence ATGCAGGTCAAATTCTACGAATCGGATACTTTACTTAAAAATTATATATTGATGTTCGCCTACGCAGAGCTTTCTGTAAACGAGCTTTCAAAAACAAAATTTTTACCTGATAATGCCACCTCGCTTACTTTGTTTCTAAACCAAAATCCTTCAGTAACAGATTACTTCACAGGCAATACCGTTAATTACAGAATAGCTTTTGCAGGACAGCATTCCAAATCCGTGCTTTATACATCTAATGAGAACATCCGAATTATAAATATCGATTTTCTACCTTGGGGAGCTTACTCCGTTTTTGGACTAGAACAATCACAGTTCCATAATATCACCGTAGATGCTACCGAATTATTTCCGGCATTAAAAGATTTGTTGCCCGATTTGGAAGCTCATTTGCACGATGATGAGTACTGCATGCGGATTTTGGAAAAATTTCTGATTGCCGAACTGCAAAAACGGTCAAAAACAACTGACGAACGTATCATTAAAGTCAGCTGGGAAATTACAGAAAAATCTGGGAATGTGCCGATAAAGGAAATTTGCAAAAAAGTGGATATGTCACATTCTGGGCTAACCAACCATTTTACGGAAATTATAGGTGTTAACCCCAAATTATTCGGACGTGTTGCCAGGTTTACTGCCGTTCAAAATTTTTTGGGAGAAAATCCCAATGCAGGTTGGTCAGATATTGTACACCAGTTTGATTATTTTGATCAAAACCATTTTATCCGTGAATTTAAACAGTTTACCGGAGCTGTCCCCAAAGACCGTAGAAAATGGGAAGCTTTGTTTAATCCCTTGAAGAAAGCCATAGAAGAAGGTTTCGAAACCGATGCCGAACAAATGAAACGTTACCGGAATGCTTCCCTATATCAGATTTTGCATTACATTAGTCCAGAACATTAG
- a CDS encoding arsenic resistance protein: MIKKDRLEERQIGIYIITLLISVFVGLNWNDSNILEKTIEPIIGILLYSMFCQIPFLELKQALKNRSFFKALLFGNFVLIPLLVWILINIFPTTPIITLGVALVLLTPCIDYVIVFSHLGKGNSKAVLASTPLLFIFQMLLLPLYLWIFLGKETISIIEVTPFVKAFLYLIVIPFLFSIITQMVSKSDNNVGKAILDFSGWLPVPFMALTFFVVIASQIGVLYNNPEPILKVLPVYIVFAIIAPFIGKISAQLFKVDVQSSRAISFSTSTRNSLVVLPLALALPAPENQLVAIVIVTQTIVEIFFELIYIKVIPIITKESKNIL; this comes from the coding sequence ATGATAAAAAAAGATAGGCTTGAAGAAAGACAAATCGGGATATACATTATTACCCTACTAATTAGTGTTTTTGTGGGTTTAAACTGGAATGACAGCAATATACTCGAAAAAACTATTGAGCCGATCATCGGGATTTTACTTTACAGTATGTTTTGCCAAATTCCTTTTTTGGAATTGAAACAGGCTCTAAAAAATCGTTCATTTTTTAAAGCTCTATTGTTTGGTAACTTTGTTTTAATTCCTCTATTAGTTTGGATATTGATAAACATTTTTCCAACAACACCAATCATCACACTTGGAGTAGCTTTGGTTTTACTAACTCCTTGTATTGATTATGTCATTGTTTTTTCGCACTTGGGAAAAGGTAATTCGAAAGCGGTTTTAGCTTCTACACCGTTATTGTTCATTTTTCAAATGTTATTACTGCCTTTGTATTTATGGATTTTTCTAGGAAAAGAAACTATAAGTATCATTGAAGTAACACCGTTCGTAAAAGCATTTCTTTATTTAATCGTCATTCCGTTTTTATTTTCTATTATTACGCAGATGGTATCCAAATCTGATAATAACGTTGGAAAAGCGATTTTGGATTTTTCGGGCTGGTTGCCTGTTCCATTTATGGCTTTGACTTTCTTTGTGGTTATTGCTTCACAAATTGGCGTGTTGTATAATAATCCCGAGCCTATTTTAAAGGTACTTCCTGTTTATATCGTATTTGCGATTATCGCTCCATTTATTGGAAAGATATCAGCACAATTGTTTAAAGTTGATGTTCAAAGTTCGAGAGCCATTTCGTTTTCTACAAGCACAAGAAATTCATTGGTAGTATTGCCTTTGGCACTTGCATTACCCGCACCTGAAAACCAATTAGTTGCTATTGTTATTGTGACACAGACAATTGTTGAAATTTTCTTTGAATTGATTTACATAAAGGTAATTCCAATAATAACTAAAGAAAGTAAAAACATTTTATAA
- a CDS encoding AAA family ATPase has product MTQEELIINWSDKILQHLLKLKEEKYLDLTFWLRKKDSERLRKGYWFQGSHYIFLGLVNKGDWKNKTRQAGLVFNFWDIENPNAYLELAFQSEKDTQIIQAYEEIIEKIGGFEQKGKGNYYKHYPETDFIKTINSFYSNEWKIFIETFEKFNLTEELIIPEDKFQSLLNRTLQVKENRDIELPQDTTHEPDDDINYWWLNANPKIWSISKHNVGEKQTYTTHNEKGNKRRIYKHFEATKRGDLMIGYESTPTKQIKAIYEITQGIHNTVKGEEIEFELIEKLEIPIHWNDLKNNPSLQECEVFINNQGSLFKLTEEEYEIIREIIDNKNIITEKLLQSENIKSYKFSEDADKPFISEEDFSNTVSLLKRKKNIILQGPPGVGKTFIARKLAYEIMQEIKDTNIEMVQFHQSYSYEDFIQGLRPTQKGGFDLRDGIFYSFCQRALAHPDRPFFFIIDEINRGNLSKIFGELLMLIEADKRDEKFALKLTYSEDEEDRFYVPENLYIIGTMNTADRSLAIVDYALRRRFAFVSLQPDYGLNFRSFLSDKGLSEGIIEHICTSISKLNIKIKEDVNLGEGFQIGHSYFCTYSNDRNENQWWSDILNYELKPLLEEIWFDDLSKVSDILKQLSR; this is encoded by the coding sequence ATGACACAAGAAGAACTGATAATAAATTGGAGCGATAAAATCCTTCAACATTTACTGAAACTCAAAGAAGAAAAATATCTTGACCTAACTTTTTGGCTTAGAAAAAAAGATAGTGAAAGACTTAGAAAAGGATATTGGTTTCAAGGAAGTCATTACATTTTTCTCGGTTTGGTAAATAAAGGCGATTGGAAAAACAAAACTAGACAAGCAGGTTTGGTATTTAATTTTTGGGATATTGAAAATCCCAATGCCTATCTTGAGTTAGCATTTCAATCAGAAAAAGACACACAAATCATACAAGCTTATGAAGAAATAATTGAGAAAATAGGAGGATTCGAACAAAAGGGCAAAGGCAATTACTATAAGCATTATCCTGAAACAGATTTCATAAAAACAATTAACTCTTTCTATTCAAACGAGTGGAAAATATTTATAGAGACTTTTGAAAAATTTAATCTTACAGAAGAATTAATCATACCCGAAGACAAGTTTCAGAGCTTATTGAACAGAACATTGCAAGTTAAAGAGAATAGAGATATTGAATTACCACAAGATACTACTCACGAACCAGATGACGACATAAATTATTGGTGGTTAAATGCAAATCCAAAAATTTGGTCAATTAGTAAACATAATGTTGGGGAGAAACAGACCTATACCACCCATAATGAAAAAGGAAACAAAAGAAGAATCTACAAACATTTCGAAGCTACCAAAAGAGGTGATTTAATGATTGGGTATGAAAGTACTCCTACTAAGCAAATAAAAGCTATCTATGAAATTACACAAGGAATTCATAATACAGTCAAAGGAGAAGAAATTGAGTTTGAACTGATTGAAAAATTAGAAATTCCTATTCATTGGAATGATTTGAAAAACAATCCCTCGCTTCAAGAATGTGAAGTCTTTATAAATAACCAAGGAAGTTTATTCAAGCTGACAGAGGAAGAATATGAAATTATAAGAGAGATTATTGATAATAAAAATATTATCACAGAAAAACTCCTTCAGTCTGAAAACATCAAGAGTTACAAATTTTCTGAAGATGCAGACAAGCCATTTATCAGTGAAGAAGATTTCTCGAATACAGTTTCATTATTAAAGCGGAAGAAAAATATAATTCTACAAGGTCCTCCAGGTGTAGGAAAGACTTTTATCGCTAGAAAACTTGCTTATGAAATTATGCAAGAGATAAAAGATACTAATATTGAAATGGTTCAATTTCATCAATCTTATAGTTATGAGGATTTTATACAAGGTCTACGCCCTACCCAAAAAGGAGGGTTTGATTTACGAGATGGTATTTTTTACTCATTTTGTCAAAGAGCGTTGGCTCATCCTGACCGTCCTTTCTTTTTCATAATTGATGAAATCAATAGAGGTAACTTAAGTAAAATATTTGGCGAGTTATTGATGTTAATTGAAGCTGATAAAAGAGATGAAAAATTTGCATTAAAACTTACATATTCAGAAGATGAAGAAGACCGATTTTATGTTCCAGAAAATCTGTATATAATTGGTACAATGAATACAGCTGACCGTTCTCTTGCAATAGTAGATTATGCTTTGAGAAGAAGATTTGCTTTTGTTTCATTACAGCCTGATTATGGTCTAAATTTTCGCTCGTTTTTAAGTGACAAAGGTTTGTCAGAAGGAATTATTGAACACATATGCACTTCAATTTCAAAATTAAATATCAAAATAAAAGAAGATGTTAACCTTGGAGAAGGCTTTCAAATTGGACATAGCTATTTTTGTACATACTCAAATGATAGAAATGAAAATCAGTGGTGGTCGGACATATTAAATTATGAACTAAAGCCGTTGCTGGAAGAGATTTGGTTTGACGACCTTTCAAAAGTTTCTGATATATTAAAACAGCTTTCAAGGTAA
- a CDS encoding YHS domain-containing protein, whose amino-acid sequence MKNLAFILFAVSLVACNKEKNLEVKQVTEMETGNKINIQVANAEDPICNMKTAEHLSDTLTYKGEVYGFCGPMCKEEFKKNPDSYLK is encoded by the coding sequence ATGAAAAACCTGGCATTTATCCTTTTTGCAGTTTCTTTAGTCGCTTGCAACAAAGAGAAAAATCTTGAAGTAAAGCAAGTTACTGAAATGGAAACTGGGAATAAAATAAATATCCAAGTGGCCAACGCTGAAGATCCTATTTGTAATATGAAAACAGCGGAACATCTTAGCGATACTTTAACGTATAAAGGCGAAGTATATGGTTTTTGTGGTCCGATGTGCAAAGAAGAATTCAAAAAAAATCCTGACTCTTATTTAAAATAA
- a CDS encoding site-specific integrase produces the protein METTKKSTFKVLFYLKKNAPKKNGKVTVMCRITVNGKQSAFSTKLDISASNWDLKYGRVLGKSREAQDVNSKLDKIRLSIEECYSKILKNEGAVNSTKLKNAILGMESGEMTFFKFYEQFLSDYEKKVNSGLRVNGTRSKYKTLLRHLRNFVLTKYGYSDVSFNDLTPDFVQDFDYYLRDDQSLTHNTIWLYMIGFTTLCRLAMSRKHLAFNPFSEYKNTKKDKDRGYLLRNELEQLVMLNCEKKKDELVKDLFVFSCFTGLSYSDMKGLRNSNIQDFFDGNQWIIIRRKKTATSSNVMLLDIPKMIIEKYAGFSKDGKAFPVPSNTVCNDSLKRISQLIDCLKEKKVTFHLARHTFATLFLSEGVPLESLSKMLGHKNIATTQIYAKILNEKVGKDMQKVSHKFKGMEKSFVSQL, from the coding sequence ATGGAAACGACAAAAAAATCAACGTTTAAGGTTCTTTTCTACCTTAAAAAGAATGCCCCGAAGAAGAACGGAAAAGTTACGGTTATGTGCAGGATTACCGTAAACGGCAAACAGTCTGCATTCAGTACAAAGCTGGATATTTCTGCATCAAATTGGGATTTGAAGTATGGAAGGGTTTTAGGAAAAAGCCGAGAAGCCCAAGATGTGAACAGCAAGCTTGATAAAATCCGTTTGAGTATTGAGGAATGCTATTCCAAAATTCTGAAGAACGAGGGGGCTGTAAACAGTACTAAACTTAAAAATGCCATCCTCGGTATGGAAAGCGGAGAAATGACCTTTTTCAAGTTCTATGAACAGTTTCTTTCCGACTATGAGAAAAAGGTCAATAGCGGACTTCGGGTAAATGGAACACGAAGTAAGTATAAAACACTATTAAGACATCTTCGCAATTTTGTACTTACAAAATACGGTTACTCCGATGTGTCTTTTAACGACCTTACTCCTGATTTTGTACAGGACTTTGATTACTACCTGCGTGATGACCAAAGCTTGACACATAACACCATTTGGCTGTATATGATTGGCTTTACCACGCTTTGCCGTTTGGCAATGAGTAGAAAGCATCTTGCTTTCAATCCGTTCAGCGAGTACAAGAATACCAAAAAGGACAAAGACAGAGGTTATCTGTTGCGGAACGAGTTGGAACAGCTTGTAATGTTAAACTGCGAGAAAAAGAAAGACGAATTGGTTAAAGACCTGTTTGTTTTCAGTTGCTTTACTGGTCTTTCCTATTCAGATATGAAAGGGCTTAGAAACAGCAATATTCAGGATTTCTTTGACGGTAACCAGTGGATTATCATACGTAGGAAAAAAACAGCCACATCGTCAAATGTGATGCTGTTGGATATTCCCAAAATGATTATCGAAAAATATGCTGGATTTTCAAAAGACGGAAAGGCATTTCCTGTACCATCAAATACGGTTTGTAACGACAGCTTAAAAAGAATATCTCAATTGATTGATTGCCTTAAAGAAAAGAAAGTAACCTTTCATTTAGCACGCCATACATTTGCCACATTGTTTTTGAGTGAGGGCGTTCCGCTCGAAAGTTTGAGCAAGATGTTGGGACATAAGAACATTGCCACCACACAAATTTACGCCAAGATACTTAATGAGAAAGTCGGAAAGGATATGCAAAAGGTTTCCCATAAATTTAAGGGTATGGAAAAGTCATTTGTTTCGCAACTCTGA
- the mcrC gene encoding 5-methylcytosine-specific restriction endonuclease system specificity protein McrC, which produces MAIPIENIYFLLCYAWNKLDEKERVYVSIDDKTELLDLFAKVLITSSKLLLKRGIDKSYIDHQEEISGVKGKIEISQTLKRNLLFKQKTVCTYDDFSANIITNQILVSTINRLTRTKGIDPFLKMELAKLQTMLLGVDLIEIKASHFKQVKLNRNNRFYGFVMNVCHLIFQSTFPSEEKGKYKFSDFTKDEKKMNQLFEAFIRNFYRIEQRKFNTVKKEIIKWQFQEDDIESHQYLPQMETDISLENEEKKIIIDAKYYKETMTVNYDKERIRSSNLYQLFSYLLNQQDGSEKTNMATGILLYPTIERDYDLDFKYDNHKIQIRTVNLDTNWKNISTRLKEIINV; this is translated from the coding sequence ATGGCAATCCCAATCGAAAATATATACTTTTTGCTTTGCTATGCTTGGAACAAGTTAGACGAAAAAGAACGTGTTTATGTTTCTATAGATGACAAAACAGAATTACTCGATTTATTTGCTAAGGTACTAATTACCTCTTCAAAGCTTTTACTCAAAAGAGGAATCGATAAAAGTTATATAGACCACCAAGAAGAAATTTCAGGGGTTAAAGGCAAAATTGAAATCAGTCAGACTCTCAAGAGAAATTTACTTTTCAAACAAAAAACTGTTTGTACTTATGATGATTTCTCTGCCAATATTATCACAAATCAAATTTTGGTTTCAACAATTAATAGGCTCACGAGAACAAAAGGCATTGACCCTTTCCTAAAAATGGAATTAGCAAAATTGCAAACAATGTTACTCGGAGTTGACTTAATTGAAATCAAAGCAAGTCACTTTAAACAAGTCAAATTAAACAGAAATAATCGTTTTTATGGTTTTGTGATGAATGTATGTCATCTTATTTTTCAAAGTACATTCCCATCAGAAGAAAAAGGGAAATACAAATTTTCTGACTTTACAAAGGATGAAAAGAAAATGAATCAGTTGTTTGAAGCGTTTATTAGAAATTTTTATCGTATTGAGCAGAGAAAATTTAACACTGTTAAAAAAGAAATAATTAAATGGCAATTTCAAGAAGATGATATCGAAAGTCATCAGTATCTACCTCAAATGGAAACTGATATTTCATTGGAAAATGAAGAAAAAAAGATAATTATTGATGCTAAATATTACAAAGAGACAATGACTGTCAATTACGACAAAGAGAGAATTAGGTCATCTAACCTATATCAGCTATTTAGTTATTTATTAAATCAGCAGGATGGTAGTGAAAAAACTAATATGGCAACTGGAATACTTTTATATCCAACTATTGAGAGAGATTATGATTTAGATTTTAAATATGACAATCATAAAATTCAGATACGGACTGTTAATCTTGACACAAATTGGAAAAATATATCGACAAGGCTTAAAGAAATAATAAACGTTTGA
- the mobA gene encoding conjugal transfer protein MobA: MEEKNRKQIKKSGRKPKIDPAVNRYSINLNAEDNAKFLALFDQSDMKVIAHFITACIFQKTVKTVKIDMDAIEYHEKLTRFFSQFRSIGTNYNQIVKILYRNFSEKKAGTYLFKLEKETIELVQVTKEVIRLTQEFEDKYLKKE; this comes from the coding sequence ATGGAAGAGAAAAACAGAAAACAGATTAAGAAATCAGGAAGGAAACCAAAGATTGACCCTGCGGTCAATCGGTATTCCATCAACCTGAATGCAGAGGACAATGCCAAATTTCTTGCCCTCTTTGACCAATCAGATATGAAAGTAATCGCCCATTTTATTACCGCCTGTATCTTTCAGAAGACGGTAAAAACCGTCAAAATTGATATGGATGCTATCGAATATCACGAAAAGTTGACCCGATTTTTTAGCCAGTTCCGATCAATCGGAACAAATTACAATCAGATTGTGAAGATATTATACCGCAATTTTTCGGAGAAAAAAGCAGGAACATACCTTTTTAAATTGGAAAAAGAAACGATAGAATTGGTACAAGTCACTAAAGAAGTTATCCGTTTGACACAGGAATTTGAAGATAAGTATCTGAAAAAAGAGTAA
- a CDS encoding helix-turn-helix domain-containing protein yields the protein MKQIGNSNEDMLALLEAVVGIKNELLYIREYFHPLLKGEIYLSGEQVCEMLHISKRTLQQYRDDGLIPFIKLERKILFRESDIIKVLEDNYQR from the coding sequence ATGAAACAGATTGGAAATTCAAACGAGGATATGCTTGCTTTGCTCGAAGCTGTGGTAGGCATCAAGAATGAACTGCTGTATATCAGGGAATATTTCCACCCACTTTTAAAAGGGGAAATCTACCTGTCAGGCGAACAGGTCTGCGAGATGTTGCATATCAGCAAACGGACGTTGCAACAGTACAGAGATGACGGACTGATACCTTTTATCAAGCTCGAACGGAAAATTCTTTTTCGAGAAAGTGATATTATCAAGGTGTTGGAAGATAACTATCAGCGTTAG
- a CDS encoding DUF3408 domain-containing protein: MIEQQGATHREGFAKPEVDEEAIMRVMAGEEPEEIAIETEQTKPSANSTKKSTSKPKKLTKQDYCGQFFKIPNSTASRGKSVYVRQEHHETFNRLTNIMGVDKLTIYAYLDNIIEYHFQEFGELISEIYNEKHKPLF; this comes from the coding sequence TTGATAGAACAACAAGGAGCAACACATCGGGAAGGCTTTGCAAAACCCGAAGTTGATGAGGAAGCTATTATGCGTGTAATGGCAGGAGAAGAACCCGAGGAAATAGCAATAGAAACGGAACAAACTAAACCGTCAGCGAACAGTACGAAAAAAAGTACCTCCAAGCCAAAGAAGCTGACCAAACAGGACTACTGCGGACAGTTCTTTAAAATTCCGAACAGTACTGCAAGTAGGGGTAAATCGGTGTATGTACGGCAGGAACACCATGAAACATTTAACAGGCTTACCAATATTATGGGCGTCGACAAACTGACGATTTATGCCTATCTGGACAACATTATCGAGTACCACTTTCAGGAGTTCGGGGAGTTAATTAGCGAAATCTATAATGAGAAGCACAAGCCGTTGTTTTGA